A DNA window from Polynucleobacter sp. AP-Titi-500A-B4 contains the following coding sequences:
- a CDS encoding queuosine precursor transporter — MDSPRRHHRYYDLILAAFVVVLLCSNFIGAGKAAVVNLPYFGELTFGGGILFFPIAYFFGDILTEVYGYAYDRRAVWAGFAALAFAAIMAQIVIALPVAPGAYMANYQHGLETVFGNSWRIALASMFSFWCGSFTNSFVLAKMKIWTQGRFLWMRTIGSTAVGELVDSSFFYMLAFYGIWQTHEIIQVALAQYALKTAWEVLATPLTYWIVNFLKRKENEDYYDIHTNFTPFRVKV; from the coding sequence ATGGACTCGCCAAGACGACACCATCGCTATTACGACCTGATTCTGGCTGCCTTTGTGGTTGTGCTGCTGTGCTCGAACTTTATCGGGGCTGGTAAAGCGGCTGTCGTCAACCTGCCTTATTTTGGTGAATTGACTTTTGGTGGCGGTATTTTATTTTTCCCGATTGCCTATTTCTTTGGCGATATCCTCACTGAAGTCTATGGCTATGCTTATGACCGGCGCGCTGTTTGGGCGGGGTTTGCAGCTTTGGCTTTTGCAGCCATCATGGCGCAGATTGTGATTGCTTTGCCAGTCGCACCTGGGGCGTACATGGCCAATTATCAGCATGGTCTAGAGACTGTTTTTGGAAATTCATGGCGCATTGCGCTGGCCTCGATGTTTTCTTTCTGGTGCGGTAGTTTTACCAATAGTTTCGTATTGGCCAAGATGAAGATTTGGACTCAAGGTCGATTTTTGTGGATGCGCACGATCGGCTCTACGGCAGTGGGTGAGTTAGTCGATTCATCCTTCTTTTACATGCTGGCCTTCTATGGCATTTGGCAAACCCATGAAATCATCCAAGTCGCTCTAGCCCAATACGCACTCAAAACGGCTTGGGAGGTCTTGGCAACACCCTTGACCTACTGGATTGTCAATTTCCTCAAGCGTAAAGAAAACGAGGATTACTACGATATTCACACGAATTTCACACCATTTCGGGTCAAAGTCTAA
- a CDS encoding acyl-CoA dehydrogenase codes for MSKASFNWEDPLLLDTQLSEEERMIRDAAAEYAQGRLMPRILDAYRNETTDPSIFREMGELGLLGITIPEEYGGANLNYVSYGLIAREIERVDSGYRSMMSVQSSLVMVPINEFGSEAQKQKYLPKLATGEWIGCFGLTEPNYGSDAGGMITRAKKVPGGFSLTGSKMWISNAPIADVFVVWAKNDEGVIRGYILEKGMKGLSAPKISGKMGLRASITGEIVMDEVFVPTENEFPEVTGLKGPFTCLNSARYGISWGALGAAEWCWQAARQYTMDRKQFGKPLAANQLIQKKLADMQTEIALGLQGCLRLGRMKDEGIAAPEITSIMKRNSCGKSLDIARMARDMHGGNGISDEYGVVRHMMNLEVVNTYEGTHDIHALILGRAQTGIQAFS; via the coding sequence ATGAGTAAAGCCAGTTTTAATTGGGAAGACCCCTTATTACTAGATACCCAGCTAAGCGAAGAAGAGCGAATGATCCGCGATGCTGCTGCGGAATATGCTCAGGGTCGTTTGATGCCCCGCATTTTAGATGCTTACCGCAATGAAACCACTGACCCCTCCATCTTTCGCGAGATGGGTGAACTTGGTCTCTTGGGCATCACGATTCCAGAAGAGTATGGTGGCGCAAATTTAAATTATGTTTCGTACGGATTAATTGCTCGTGAAATCGAGCGCGTCGATTCTGGTTACCGCTCCATGATGAGCGTGCAGTCCTCTTTAGTGATGGTGCCGATTAATGAATTTGGCTCTGAAGCCCAAAAACAAAAATATCTGCCTAAATTAGCTACTGGTGAATGGATTGGTTGTTTTGGTTTAACTGAACCAAACTATGGCTCTGATGCAGGCGGCATGATTACACGTGCAAAGAAAGTTCCTGGTGGATTTTCTTTAACAGGCTCCAAGATGTGGATCTCCAATGCACCGATTGCCGATGTCTTTGTAGTGTGGGCTAAGAATGATGAAGGCGTGATTCGCGGCTACATCCTTGAAAAAGGCATGAAGGGCTTAAGCGCTCCAAAGATCAGCGGCAAGATGGGTTTACGCGCTTCTATCACCGGTGAAATCGTGATGGATGAAGTATTCGTCCCCACTGAAAATGAATTCCCTGAAGTCACAGGTCTCAAAGGTCCATTCACCTGCTTAAATTCTGCGCGTTACGGAATTTCTTGGGGCGCATTAGGTGCTGCTGAATGGTGCTGGCAAGCTGCGCGCCAATACACCATGGATCGCAAACAGTTTGGCAAGCCATTGGCTGCCAATCAACTGATTCAAAAGAAATTGGCTGATATGCAAACCGAGATTGCACTTGGATTACAGGGCTGCTTGCGTTTGGGTCGCATGAAGGACGAAGGTATCGCTGCCCCAGAAATTACCTCCATCATGAAACGCAACTCTTGCGGTAAGTCGCTAGACATTGCGCGTATGGCACGCGATATGCACGGAGGCAATGGCATCTCTGATGAGTATGGCGTAGTCCGCCATATGATGAATTTAGAAGTGGTGAACACCTATGAAGGCACTCACGATATTCACGCCCTCATTTTAGGTCGTGCACAAACCGGCATTCAAGCTTTTAGCTAA